A region from the Nonlabens sp. YIK11 genome encodes:
- a CDS encoding DUF5103 domain-containing protein, which produces MRSIIFMFITMVFCSAFAEAQELSDLVNDPDYIKTVTFNKPPENMVPVYKLGETINISFDDIIGDEADYFYQIEHYDYDWKPSALFKNEFLRGVDDRRILNYRNSFTTLQSYSHYELTIPNQFTTALTVSGNYMVHFYNDDRELVFSRKFMLLDDKSLVGVAIRRARDLKFVSVKQRVEFFVDSEQINFINPKENLKVAIIQNSDLNTAIYNIQPQFNLGNKQLYDYDGPTSFWAGNEYLNFENRDFRSPNVNIDYVRRNELYESFLFIDASRLYQEYTYFPDINGNFLVTTTTNEDNDIQAEYLKVHFKLDPLAVLPENSSVFVTGNYNGHQYQDENLMTFNPQTNLYEVTMLLKQGFYNYRYTVIDENGMELPGLISGNKWQTENEYTVLAYYREPGGRYDQLIGYGSGNSANISN; this is translated from the coding sequence ATGAGGTCGATTATTTTCATGTTCATTACAATGGTTTTTTGTTCCGCTTTCGCGGAAGCGCAAGAACTTTCAGACCTAGTCAATGATCCTGACTACATCAAAACGGTTACCTTCAACAAACCACCAGAAAATATGGTGCCAGTCTACAAACTGGGAGAAACCATCAACATTAGTTTTGATGATATCATAGGCGACGAGGCTGATTATTTTTACCAGATCGAGCATTACGATTATGACTGGAAGCCTAGCGCTCTTTTTAAAAATGAATTTTTGAGAGGTGTGGATGACAGGCGTATACTTAACTATCGCAACTCCTTTACCACACTTCAATCCTACTCACATTATGAGTTGACCATTCCCAATCAATTTACTACCGCGCTTACCGTAAGTGGCAATTACATGGTCCATTTTTATAATGACGACCGCGAATTGGTCTTTTCCAGAAAATTCATGCTGCTGGATGACAAGTCGCTAGTAGGTGTTGCCATAAGACGCGCTCGAGATCTCAAATTTGTATCGGTCAAGCAGCGTGTGGAGTTTTTTGTAGATTCTGAACAGATCAACTTCATTAACCCAAAGGAAAACCTTAAGGTTGCCATCATTCAAAACAGCGACCTCAACACGGCGATCTATAATATCCAGCCACAATTTAATTTAGGCAACAAACAATTGTATGATTATGATGGGCCAACGTCCTTTTGGGCTGGAAATGAATACCTCAATTTTGAAAACAGGGATTTTAGATCACCTAATGTCAATATCGACTATGTACGTCGCAATGAATTGTATGAATCTTTTCTTTTTATAGATGCCTCACGACTCTATCAGGAATACACATATTTTCCTGACATCAATGGCAACTTTCTGGTGACTACAACTACTAATGAGGATAATGACATTCAAGCAGAATATCTCAAGGTGCACTTCAAACTAGACCCATTAGCAGTTCTTCCAGAGAATTCCAGTGTTTTTGTTACCGGTAATTACAACGGTCACCAGTATCAGGATGAGAATTTGATGACTTTTAATCCGCAGACTAATTTGTACGAAGTGACCATGTTGCTCAAGCAAGGTTTTTACAATTATAGATATACAGTGATTGATGAAAATGGCATGGAACTGCCAGGATTGATAAGCGGTAACAAATGGCAAACTGAAAATGAATACACCGTTCTGGCCTACTACCGAGAGCCTGGCGGCCGTTATGACCAGTTGATAGGTTACGGTTCTGGCAATAGCGCCAATATTTCCAATTAA
- the nqrE gene encoding NADH:ubiquinone reductase (Na(+)-transporting) subunit E — translation MELINLAVRSIFIENMVFAYFLGMCSYLAVSKSVKTAVGLGAAVVFVLGITVPINWLLDTYLLKPGALTWTGMENAANIDLSFLSFIMFIAVIASMVQLVEMVVERFAPALYGALGIFLPLIAVNCAILGGSLFMQQKDFSGIDEAAVYGIGSGFGFFLAILAIAAIREKISYSNVPAPLRGLGITFIITGLMALGFMSFMGIEI, via the coding sequence ATGGAATTAATCAATCTCGCTGTAAGAAGTATTTTCATTGAGAACATGGTCTTCGCCTATTTCTTAGGGATGTGTTCTTATCTAGCCGTTTCAAAATCGGTTAAAACTGCCGTAGGACTTGGTGCTGCTGTAGTATTCGTATTAGGTATTACCGTACCTATCAACTGGTTGCTCGATACCTATCTATTAAAGCCAGGCGCTTTGACCTGGACAGGTATGGAAAATGCTGCTAACATTGACTTGAGTTTCTTGAGTTTTATCATGTTTATTGCGGTAATCGCGAGTATGGTACAACTGGTAGAAATGGTGGTAGAGCGTTTTGCTCCAGCATTATATGGAGCCCTGGGTATCTTCCTACCATTGATCGCGGTAAACTGTGCGATTCTAGGTGGGTCATTATTTATGCAACAAAAAGACTTTTCAGGTATTGATGAGGCTGCGGTTTATGGAATAGGGTCTGGTTTTGGATTCTTTCTTGCCATTCTAGCCATCGCTGCGATACGTGAAAAGATATCTTATTCAAACGTTCCTGCGCCACTACGTGGATTGGGAATTACTTTTATCATCACAGGACTTATGGCTCTAGGGTTCATGAGTTTTATGGGAATTGAAATTTAA
- the pruA gene encoding L-glutamate gamma-semialdehyde dehydrogenase, with protein sequence MGKGFFNVPVAINEPILSYAPGTPEREEVLKAYQDFYNTTTEVPVYIGGEEIKTKDTGEIRPPHDHKKVVGTYHRAGKKEVQKAISTALEARKEWSQLPWEQRAGIFLKAAELIAGPYRARINAATMVNQSKTVFQAEIDSACELVDFLRFNVEYMTEIYAEQPESTSGAWNRLEYRPLEGFIYCISPFNFTAIAGNLPASAALMGNVCVWKPSDHQMLSANVIMEIFKEAGVPDGVINMVNAEPVMMTKEVLTHADFAGVHFTGSTSVFKDIWSQIGQNINTYKTYPRIVGETGGKDFIVAHKTAVPAQVATAIVRGAFEFQGQKCSAASRAYISKTIWPEVKELIGKDIESIKMGSPADMTNFMTAVIHEGSFDKLASYIDRAKKSKKAEIVFGGGYDKSEGWFVEPTVIVTTDPNYETMETELFGPVITIYVYEDSKWEETLKLVDETSIYALTGAILAQDRYALNQATRALENCAGNFYLNDKCTGAVVGQQPFGGARASGTNDKAGSKLNLLRWVSPRMIKETFVTPTDYRYPFMGE encoded by the coding sequence ATGGGAAAAGGATTTTTCAATGTACCAGTGGCCATTAACGAGCCGATTCTATCATATGCACCAGGCACTCCAGAGCGCGAGGAAGTTCTAAAAGCATACCAAGATTTTTATAACACAACTACCGAGGTGCCCGTCTACATAGGCGGCGAGGAAATCAAAACCAAAGACACCGGCGAGATAAGACCACCGCACGATCACAAGAAAGTAGTGGGAACTTACCATAGAGCTGGTAAAAAAGAAGTTCAAAAAGCTATTTCTACCGCTTTGGAAGCTCGCAAAGAGTGGTCTCAACTGCCATGGGAACAACGTGCTGGAATTTTCCTTAAAGCTGCGGAACTGATTGCTGGACCGTACCGTGCTCGCATTAATGCGGCAACTATGGTAAACCAATCCAAAACCGTATTCCAAGCAGAAATCGATAGCGCGTGTGAGCTGGTTGACTTTTTAAGATTCAATGTAGAATACATGACCGAGATCTATGCAGAGCAACCAGAATCCACTTCTGGCGCCTGGAATAGACTGGAATATCGCCCACTAGAAGGTTTTATCTACTGTATAAGCCCATTCAACTTTACCGCGATTGCCGGTAACTTGCCTGCGAGTGCCGCTCTTATGGGTAACGTTTGTGTGTGGAAACCTAGTGACCACCAGATGTTGAGCGCAAATGTGATTATGGAGATCTTCAAAGAAGCTGGAGTTCCTGATGGTGTGATCAACATGGTGAATGCAGAACCTGTGATGATGACTAAAGAAGTTTTGACTCATGCGGATTTTGCTGGTGTGCACTTTACAGGATCTACATCGGTATTTAAAGATATCTGGTCTCAAATAGGGCAAAATATCAATACGTATAAAACCTATCCACGTATCGTTGGTGAAACTGGTGGAAAAGACTTTATCGTGGCTCACAAGACAGCCGTTCCTGCACAAGTAGCTACCGCTATCGTACGTGGCGCGTTTGAATTCCAAGGTCAAAAATGTAGTGCTGCCTCTAGAGCTTACATTTCAAAAACCATCTGGCCAGAGGTCAAAGAATTGATAGGGAAAGATATCGAGAGCATCAAAATGGGATCGCCAGCAGATATGACCAATTTCATGACGGCTGTAATTCATGAAGGTTCTTTTGACAAGTTAGCTTCTTACATCGACCGAGCGAAGAAAAGCAAGAAAGCAGAAATCGTTTTTGGCGGTGGTTATGATAAGAGTGAAGGATGGTTTGTAGAACCTACCGTGATCGTGACGACAGATCCTAATTATGAAACCATGGAGACAGAACTCTTTGGTCCAGTGATTACAATTTATGTCTATGAAGACAGCAAGTGGGAAGAAACATTGAAACTGGTAGATGAGACGAGTATTTATGCCTTGACGGGTGCCATTCTTGCACAAGATCGTTATGCATTAAATCAGGCTACCAGAGCATTGGAAAATTGTGCCGGTAACTTCTATTTGAATGATAAGTGTACAGGTGCGGTGGTTGGACAACAGCCCTTTGGTGGTGCGAGAGCATCAGGAACCAACGACAAAGCTGGTTCAAAACTGAACTTGCTACGTTGGGTTTCTCCACGTATGATCAAGGAAACCTTTGTAACCCCAACAGATTATCGCTATCCGTTTATGGGTGAGTAA
- a CDS encoding NADH:ubiquinone reductase (Na(+)-transporting) subunit B → MKWLRNKLDQARKPFEPGEKYEKFAPAINAFDTFLFTPNHTTQKGAHIRDVSDLKRTMITVVLALIPALIFGMWNSGAQYLYQERGLSSVLDVPFMDAFVEGAILVLPLIIVSYVVGLTIEFIFAIYRGHEVNEGYLVTGLLIPMIFPVDIPLWMLALSVAFAVLIGKEAFGGTGMNILNPALTARAFAFFAYPLYMSGNAIWVHEGSTDAVSGETILGALASGSYDGQISGAASNAVAFSNTTAASETSVLAGIDFYDMFMGFIPGSVAETSALMIIIGAIILIATKVGSWRIILGGLIGGVVMGLIFNFFGGLGEDFVTQLVDSGRITMDQVLNDAGAVAALELGGWDATLLEMGTNQLFNFPFYQHLVVGSILFGIVFMATDPVSAAQTTKGKWIYGILIGFFGLLIRIFNPAYPEGIMLAILLLNVFAPTIDHYVIQGNVNKRKKRLKKAKVQLQTA, encoded by the coding sequence ATGAAATGGCTTAGAAATAAATTAGATCAGGCTAGAAAACCTTTCGAACCTGGTGAGAAGTATGAAAAGTTTGCTCCGGCAATCAATGCTTTTGATACGTTCTTATTTACTCCCAACCATACTACTCAAAAAGGAGCGCACATACGTGACGTGTCAGATTTGAAGCGTACAATGATTACTGTAGTCTTAGCGCTTATTCCAGCTTTGATCTTTGGAATGTGGAATAGTGGAGCACAATACCTGTATCAAGAGCGCGGTCTTTCCAGTGTTCTAGACGTTCCATTTATGGATGCATTTGTAGAAGGAGCCATCTTAGTGTTGCCTTTGATTATTGTATCCTATGTAGTAGGATTGACGATAGAATTCATCTTTGCCATCTATAGAGGTCACGAGGTGAACGAAGGTTACTTGGTAACAGGTCTTTTGATTCCTATGATTTTCCCAGTTGATATCCCATTATGGATGCTTGCTTTATCTGTAGCTTTTGCGGTATTAATAGGTAAGGAAGCTTTTGGTGGTACTGGAATGAACATTCTGAATCCAGCGTTAACAGCAAGAGCCTTTGCGTTTTTCGCATATCCGCTCTATATGTCTGGTAACGCCATCTGGGTTCATGAAGGATCTACAGATGCTGTTTCTGGAGAAACAATTCTTGGTGCTCTAGCAAGTGGAAGTTATGATGGTCAGATTAGCGGTGCTGCGAGTAACGCCGTCGCATTTTCAAATACGACTGCAGCAAGCGAGACATCAGTTCTAGCTGGTATTGATTTCTATGACATGTTTATGGGATTCATACCAGGATCTGTAGCAGAAACTTCTGCATTGATGATTATCATAGGTGCTATCATTTTGATAGCTACTAAAGTTGGTAGTTGGAGAATCATATTAGGTGGTTTGATAGGTGGTGTTGTAATGGGACTTATTTTCAACTTCTTTGGAGGATTGGGAGAAGACTTTGTGACGCAACTGGTCGATAGTGGTAGAATCACAATGGATCAAGTATTAAACGATGCAGGCGCTGTCGCCGCTCTAGAATTGGGTGGATGGGATGCAACACTGTTGGAAATGGGGACAAATCAATTGTTCAACTTCCCGTTCTACCAGCATCTTGTGGTAGGTAGTATCTTATTTGGTATTGTCTTTATGGCAACAGATCCAGTTAGTGCTGCGCAAACTACTAAAGGGAAATGGATCTATGGTATCTTGATAGGATTCTTCGGGTTGTTGATACGTATTTTCAACCCAGCATATCCAGAAGGGATCATGCTTGCCATCCTTCTCCTAAACGTATTCGCTCCAACTATTGATCACTACGTGATTCAAGGAAACGTGAATAAAAGAAAGAAACGATTGAAAAAAGCTAAAGTTCAACTTCAAACAGCTTAA
- the rsmG gene encoding 16S rRNA (guanine(527)-N(7))-methyltransferase RsmG, which yields MSQIIKEHFPHITDRQQEQFAQLEGLYREWNAQINVISRKDIDELYTRHVLHSLGIVSVVRFRESLPNTPGGTRVMDVGTGGGFPGIPLAIMFPKTKFHLVDSIAKKLKVVDAVVEALGLENVTTEHGRAEKVKGRFDFIVSRAVTNMTDFVSWTRNKVRKDSYHEIENGILYLKGGDLTEELKPFKHADIYELDQVFEDPFFETKKVVHLPL from the coding sequence GTGTCACAAATCATCAAAGAACACTTCCCACATATAACAGATCGTCAACAGGAGCAATTTGCACAACTGGAAGGATTGTATCGAGAATGGAACGCACAGATCAATGTGATCTCCAGAAAGGACATTGATGAATTATACACGCGCCATGTTTTACACTCGCTGGGAATTGTAAGTGTAGTTCGCTTTCGCGAAAGCTTACCCAACACACCTGGTGGCACAAGAGTCATGGATGTGGGAACCGGCGGCGGCTTTCCTGGAATACCGCTGGCGATCATGTTCCCAAAAACCAAATTCCATTTAGTCGATTCCATTGCCAAAAAACTGAAGGTCGTGGATGCGGTCGTAGAAGCATTGGGACTGGAAAACGTCACCACAGAACACGGTCGAGCCGAAAAAGTAAAAGGCAGATTTGACTTCATCGTCTCCAGAGCCGTGACTAACATGACCGATTTTGTAAGCTGGACACGCAATAAAGTGCGTAAGGACAGCTACCACGAGATAGAAAATGGGATACTTTACCTAAAAGGCGGCGACCTCACCGAAGAACTCAAACCCTTCAAACACGCCGACATCTACGAACTGGATCAGGTCTTTGAAGATCCTTTTTTTGAGACCAAGAAAGTGGTGCATTTGCCGTTGTAG
- a CDS encoding DUF3667 domain-containing protein has product MSLPVRLLPEYRSEKCLNCDTPLEKADKYCHQCGQINSKKRLSLFDFFSEFLSNFISYDNRIWRTISGILIRPGKVTQEYCAGRRTRYANPFRFFLTVSIVFFLLLQFSIKMAPETMAPIQISEDNNENTAEAGLFQLKIDSTVQNKQDLLRQMREIQDSISKNGSPIQRFVTDKAIEEFEKDTTSIKLGRDSYTSQAELDSMSFIPRYINQIESYANFYDDHRNTTATEALEQLGHRKNNSNVFRYRKASKLQDVFSNPITLSDILLPKIPLFLFFFAPALSLIFWLLYARRNFTYMEHMVFNFHLFTFIFLSFYFMLAEFAFFESNILASIFFALIGPFYLYKAMRNFYKQGRFKTILKFLMINFVFFILLATSSSLFVIVSIFLSV; this is encoded by the coding sequence ATGAGCTTACCAGTAAGATTATTGCCAGAGTATCGCAGTGAGAAATGTCTCAATTGCGATACGCCTCTTGAAAAGGCAGATAAGTATTGTCACCAGTGCGGCCAGATCAATTCAAAGAAACGCTTATCGCTATTTGATTTTTTCAGCGAGTTTTTGTCAAATTTCATCTCCTATGATAATCGCATCTGGAGGACAATAAGTGGTATACTTATAAGACCAGGAAAGGTTACTCAAGAATATTGCGCGGGTCGCAGGACACGATATGCCAATCCATTCCGGTTTTTTCTTACTGTAAGTATCGTATTCTTCTTGCTATTACAATTTAGCATCAAAATGGCTCCAGAGACCATGGCACCCATTCAAATCTCTGAAGACAATAATGAAAATACGGCAGAGGCTGGCTTGTTCCAACTCAAGATTGATAGTACCGTCCAGAACAAACAGGATCTGCTTAGACAAATGAGAGAGATCCAGGATTCCATAAGTAAAAACGGATCGCCTATTCAAAGATTTGTCACAGATAAAGCCATTGAAGAATTTGAAAAAGACACAACTTCAATAAAGCTAGGCCGTGATTCTTACACCAGTCAGGCAGAGCTGGACTCGATGTCTTTCATACCGCGGTACATCAATCAAATTGAAAGTTATGCCAACTTCTATGACGACCACCGCAACACAACCGCCACAGAAGCTCTGGAACAATTAGGCCATCGCAAGAACAATTCAAATGTTTTTAGATATCGCAAGGCGTCTAAATTGCAGGACGTTTTCTCCAACCCTATCACTTTATCAGATATTCTGTTGCCTAAAATACCCTTGTTTCTATTCTTTTTTGCACCAGCTTTGAGTCTCATCTTCTGGTTGCTATACGCAAGGCGCAACTTTACCTATATGGAACACATGGTGTTCAACTTTCACCTGTTCACCTTTATATTCCTTTCCTTCTATTTCATGCTGGCAGAGTTTGCATTTTTTGAGAGTAACATTCTAGCAAGCATTTTCTTTGCGCTTATTGGACCCTTCTATCTATATAAGGCGATGCGCAATTTTTATAAACAAGGACGATTTAAGACCATCTTGAAATTTCTAATGATAAATTTTGTATTTTTCATTCTTCTAGCAACAAGCAGTTCCTTGTTTGTAATAGTGAGTATTTTTTTAAGCGTATAA
- a CDS encoding Na(+)-translocating NADH-quinone reductase subunit A produces the protein MSKDIRVRKGLDLKLKGVADKSIVDAPRSSVYAIKPLDFHAVVPKLVHKEGAKVKAGEAIFYSKYDEPVKFVAPVSGTISEVVRGAKRRILEVRITADAVDEHVDFGKMDPNTADAAAVKTRILEGGCWPFIIQRPYDIVASSEDTPKSIFISVYTTAPLAGDVDFIVSGKKEAFQAGVDALSKLTSGDVHIGVGKDSKLGSIANAVIHKVKGPHPAGNAGVQIHKIDPINFGEKVWVVAAEDVATIGNLFLTGQFHGERTVALAGSEVADADRKYYRTIIGANVSTLVSNVNTNETRIISGDVLTGDKLDNNQFLNFYHNTLTLIPEGNEYALLGWLPFTRNNIPSISGTSLSWMKGGRSKVDTNLNGEERALVVTGEMEEVLPMDIYPMQLIKACMAGDIEKMENLGIYEVAPEDFALVDYINTSKLEAQEVIRLGLDLMITEVG, from the coding sequence ATGTCAAAGGACATTAGAGTTAGAAAAGGGCTCGACCTCAAGCTCAAAGGCGTGGCAGACAAATCAATTGTCGATGCGCCGCGATCTAGCGTTTACGCGATCAAACCATTAGATTTTCATGCGGTAGTTCCCAAGCTTGTGCACAAGGAAGGTGCAAAGGTCAAAGCTGGTGAAGCCATTTTTTATTCCAAATACGACGAGCCTGTAAAGTTTGTGGCGCCGGTAAGCGGTACCATTTCTGAAGTGGTTAGAGGTGCCAAAAGGCGCATTCTAGAGGTGCGTATCACTGCAGATGCTGTTGATGAGCATGTTGATTTTGGTAAAATGGATCCCAATACTGCAGATGCTGCAGCGGTTAAAACCAGAATTTTGGAAGGTGGCTGCTGGCCGTTTATCATTCAGCGTCCTTACGACATTGTCGCCAGCTCTGAAGATACGCCTAAGTCTATTTTTATTTCTGTTTACACTACAGCGCCACTTGCTGGTGATGTGGATTTTATCGTTTCTGGTAAAAAGGAAGCTTTTCAAGCAGGAGTTGATGCGCTTAGTAAACTAACAAGTGGTGATGTGCATATAGGTGTTGGTAAGGATTCAAAACTAGGATCGATTGCAAACGCAGTCATACATAAGGTGAAAGGACCGCACCCAGCAGGTAACGCAGGTGTTCAAATTCATAAGATTGATCCTATCAACTTTGGCGAGAAGGTTTGGGTTGTTGCAGCAGAAGATGTTGCTACCATTGGTAATCTTTTCTTGACCGGTCAATTCCATGGAGAACGCACAGTAGCACTAGCGGGATCTGAAGTAGCTGATGCAGATCGTAAATATTATAGAACGATCATAGGTGCCAACGTTTCTACATTGGTTTCTAATGTAAATACTAACGAAACTAGAATCATTTCTGGTGATGTGTTGACAGGAGATAAACTTGACAACAATCAATTCCTGAATTTCTATCATAACACATTAACCCTTATTCCGGAAGGTAATGAATATGCCTTATTAGGGTGGTTGCCATTCACAAGAAATAATATTCCAAGTATCTCTGGAACTTCCCTGTCTTGGATGAAAGGTGGTCGCAGCAAAGTCGACACAAACCTTAACGGTGAAGAGCGCGCCTTAGTGGTGACTGGTGAGATGGAAGAAGTGTTGCCTATGGATATTTATCCTATGCAATTGATCAAGGCCTGTATGGCAGGAGATATTGAAAAAATGGAAAACCTAGGGATCTATGAAGTAGCTCCAGAGGATTTTGCCCTTGTAGATTATATTAACACATCAAAGTTAGAGGCTCAAGAAGTAATACGTTTGGGTCTTGATTTAATGATAACTGAAGTAGGATAA
- a CDS encoding Na(+)-translocating NADH-quinone reductase subunit C produces MDRNSNAYTFIFAIILVAVVASALAFAATNLQPAQAENVKQEKMQNILATVGIETTRDSAEALFNKYIVEQVALNDQGKERTDVDAFTVDLKKELKKPVEEQAFPLYVADVEGSQYYIVPLRGKGLWDAIWGYVALKDDVNTIKGAVFDHKGETPGLGAEITQGWFKKRFDDEKIMDESGNFIGVSVAKGYQGGDNKDDNAVDAIAGATITGDGVTDMISERLQRYLPYFKEKTNVKVAMQ; encoded by the coding sequence ATGGATAGAAATTCAAATGCATACACGTTCATATTTGCTATCATCCTGGTGGCAGTAGTGGCAAGTGCACTGGCTTTTGCAGCAACAAACCTGCAGCCGGCACAAGCTGAAAACGTGAAACAAGAAAAAATGCAGAACATTCTCGCTACCGTAGGTATCGAGACGACGAGAGATTCTGCAGAGGCACTGTTTAACAAGTACATTGTAGAGCAAGTAGCGCTCAACGATCAAGGCAAAGAGCGTACTGATGTGGACGCCTTTACGGTAGACCTTAAAAAGGAACTTAAAAAACCGGTAGAAGAGCAGGCGTTTCCGCTTTACGTAGCAGATGTTGAAGGATCGCAATATTACATCGTACCATTGAGAGGTAAAGGTCTTTGGGATGCCATTTGGGGTTATGTAGCCCTCAAGGATGACGTGAATACTATTAAAGGTGCCGTATTTGATCACAAGGGTGAAACTCCAGGTTTAGGAGCAGAGATTACTCAAGGTTGGTTCAAGAAGCGTTTTGATGATGAGAAGATCATGGACGAATCTGGAAACTTCATTGGCGTATCAGTAGCCAAAGGTTATCAAGGTGGTGACAATAAGGATGACAATGCCGTGGACGCAATCGCTGGTGCTACTATCACTGGTGATGGGGTGACAGACATGATTTCTGAAAGATTGCAACGTTACCTTCCATACTTTAAAGAAAAAACCAACGTAAAAGTAGCAATGCAGTAA
- the apaG gene encoding Co2+/Mg2+ efflux protein ApaG, with protein sequence MLQQITRGIKITVRTSFQGTFYKNYKMHFAFGYNITIENQSKDSVQLTSRHWKIKDSLSRTEHIDGEGVIGKKPVLKPGESHTYSSGCLLASPFGSMSGTYTMVNFSSARHFAVNIPKFKLSAPFALN encoded by the coding sequence ATGTTACAGCAAATTACCAGAGGCATCAAGATCACGGTGCGCACGTCTTTCCAGGGTACATTTTATAAGAATTATAAGATGCACTTCGCCTTTGGCTACAACATTACCATTGAGAACCAAAGCAAGGACAGCGTCCAACTCACTTCTCGTCACTGGAAGATCAAGGATAGTTTGAGCCGTACAGAGCATATTGACGGTGAAGGCGTGATAGGCAAGAAACCTGTTCTTAAACCTGGTGAATCACACACGTACAGCAGCGGCTGTTTGCTGGCATCGCCCTTCGGTAGTATGAGCGGCACATATACTATGGTCAATTTTAGCTCGGCAAGACACTTTGCCGTGAACATTCCCAAGTTCAAGCTAAGCGCGCCATTTGCCTTGAATTAA
- a CDS encoding NADH:ubiquinone reductase (Na(+)-transporting) subunit D — translation MAQNKESKKQGLILFLSDTEEREGLLGKKNRKLLSDPLTDNNPITVQVLGICSALAITVQLKPAIVMSIAVMAVMAFSNMIISALRNLIPSRIRIIVQLVVVAALVILVDQVLRAYAYDVSKELSVFVGLIITNCIVMGRLEAFALGNGVYKSFLDGIGNAAGYAFILILVAFFRELLGAGKLLGFEVIPESFYEFGYENNGLMLLSPMALITVGIIIWVQRSRNRTLIEQN, via the coding sequence ATGGCTCAAAATAAAGAATCAAAAAAACAAGGACTTATCCTCTTCCTGTCTGATACAGAAGAGCGCGAAGGCCTACTGGGTAAGAAAAACCGTAAATTGTTATCTGATCCCTTAACTGACAACAACCCGATTACCGTCCAGGTGTTGGGAATCTGTTCTGCCCTTGCGATTACGGTACAATTGAAACCAGCGATCGTTATGAGCATTGCCGTAATGGCGGTAATGGCTTTTAGTAACATGATTATTTCTGCATTGCGTAATTTGATACCATCTCGTATCAGGATTATCGTTCAACTAGTAGTTGTTGCTGCTTTGGTAATTCTTGTAGACCAAGTATTAAGAGCTTATGCCTATGACGTGTCCAAAGAGTTATCGGTATTCGTAGGACTAATTATTACCAACTGTATCGTGATGGGTCGTTTGGAAGCATTTGCTTTAGGAAATGGCGTTTATAAATCCTTTCTTGATGGAATAGGTAATGCTGCTGGATATGCATTTATCTTGATTCTTGTGGCTTTCTTTAGAGAACTATTAGGTGCTGGTAAATTGCTAGGATTTGAGGTGATACCAGAATCTTTTTATGAATTTGGTTATGAGAACAATGGTTTGATGTTGTTATCTCCTATGGCATTGATCACGGTAGGTATCATCATATGGGTACAACGCAGCCGCAATAGAACATTAATAGAACAGAATTAA